One part of the Rutidosis leptorrhynchoides isolate AG116_Rl617_1_P2 chromosome 1, CSIRO_AGI_Rlap_v1, whole genome shotgun sequence genome encodes these proteins:
- the LOC139886356 gene encoding uncharacterized protein — protein sequence MTFRSVFDAGFIRTEFENAGINTQFIPSIWKYVIQNPNSEWRQIPSLPSAAYSLLSSKFKPCISVVESAFDSTDHLTTKLLIKLQNGASVEAVIMRYDSSLGKYGGKPRSGGPRSTLCISSQVGCKMGCTFCATGTMGFKSNLSSGEIVEQLVHASRLSPIRNIVFMGMGEPLNNYTSLVEAIRVMTACPFQISPKKITVSTVGIIHAINKFHGDLPNLNLAVSLHAPLQEIRCKIMPAARAFPLEKLMNSLAEYQKKSQQKIFIEYIMLDGVNDEEQHAHKLGELLETFEVVVNLIPFNPIGTLSQFGTSGDEKVTKFQNILRNTYNIRTTVRKQMGQDISGACGQLVISETKKSSSLIDIEDLSR from the exons ATGACGTTTCGATCAGTGTTCGATGCTGGCTTCATTAGAACGGAATTTGAAAACGCTGGAATCAACACTCAGTTCATCCCTTCAATTTGGAA ATATGTGATACAGAACCCTAACTCTGAGTGGAGGCAGATTCCTTCATTACCTTCCGCTGCTTACTCCTTGCTTTCTTCCAAATTTAAACCCTGCATTTCTGTCGTTGAATCTGCTTTTGATTCCACTGATCATCTTACCACCAAACTTCTCATTAAATTGCAG AATGGAGCTTCTGTAGAAGCTGTGATTATGAGATATGATTCCAGTTTAGGTAAATATGGAGGTAAACCTCGATCTGGTGGTCCAAGATCAACCTTATGCATATCCTCACAG GTTGGTTGTAAAATGGGGTGCACATTTTGTGCAACCGGAACAATGGGATTCAAAAGTAACCTCTCATCAGGAGAGATAGTAGAACAGTTGGTGCATGCTTCTCGTTTGTCACCCATACGCAATATTGTTTTCATG GGAATGGGAGAGCCATTAAACAACTATACTTCATTAGTAGAAGCGATACGTGTAATGACAGCGTGTCCGTTTCAAATTTCACCTAAGAAAATAACCGTGTCAACG GTTGGCATAATTCATGCAATAAACAAGTTCCATGGTGATTTACCAAATTTAAATCTAGCGGTGTCTCTTCATGCACCACTTCAAGAAATCCGTTGTAAAATAATGCCTGCAGCACGGGCTTTTCCTTTAGAAAAACTCATGAATTCTCTGGCTGAATATCAAAAGAAAAG TCagcaaaagatatttattgagtacATAATGCTTGATGGTGTGAATGATGAGGAACAACATGCCCACAAGCTTGGCGAATTGCTTGAGACATTTGAAGTG GTTGTGAATCTGATACCATTTAATCCGATCGGAACGCTAAGCCAATTTGGAACCAGTGGTGACGAGAAAGTTACCAAATTTCAAAACATTCTTAGAAATACCTACAATATACGAACTACTGTTAGAAAGCAAATGGGCCAAGATATCAGTGGTGCATGTGGACAGCTTGTGATCAGTGAAACCAAGAAGTCATCATCATTAATTGACATTGAAGATCTTAGTCGTTAA
- the LOC139886355 gene encoding endo-1,4-beta-xylanase 5-like: MKKTLITTTIKFLLVVCIILSIVDADIIPVQDLDETYVDHQYATPKDNTAVKDFDEDTLFTPFTKQEWRSYQHNKINEGRKTQLSFKITYRNKTSAVVVVVKGAQIYMKQLTSDFHWGCGMTHRILNNPAYKNWFASRFTAADFHNELKWYYTEPKQGHVNYTHPDAMMKFADEHGIIVRGHTVLWDDVKYQQKWVRQLSPKKLLEAANKRVDSVVQRYKGRLIGWDVMNENLHHNFFEKRLGKNASAYFYNRVYNIDPATTLYMNEYNTTEHVNDELAPPVKYLRKLKEIQSYPGSRGMKLGIGLESHYGEEPIDLHYVRNSLSSLSQAGLPIWLTELDVKMDPTLDNKTQLQVIYLEEILRESFSHAAVKTIIIWTGSSIDGCDVMCMTNEKLENTPVGDLIDKLMLEWRTGNIQVISDSNGTARVSVFNGQYEVTVVDPITNASTCTSFKVDKVSVPGGNVHIQISA; encoded by the exons ATGAAGAAGACACTAATTACTACTACTATCAAGTTTCTTCTGGTGGTCTGCATTATTCTGAGCATAG TGGATGCGGATATAATTCCAGTCCAGGATCTTGATGAAACCTATGTTGATCACCAGTATGCAACACCAAAG gATAACACAGCTGTTAAAGACTTTGATGAAGACACCCTATTCACTCCATTTACAAAACAAGAATGGAGATCTTACCAACACAACAAGATAAATGAG GGACGTAAAACACAGTTGAGTTTCAAGATAACTTACAGAAACAAAACAAGtgcagtagtagtagtagttaaAGGTGCTCAAATTTATATGAAGCAACTCACTTCAGATTTCCACTGGGGTTGTGGAATGACCCACAGAATCCTTAACAACCCCGCATATAAGAATTGGTTTGCCTCAAGATTTACTGCTGCTGATTTCCACAACGAGCTTAAATGGTACTATACTGAGCCAAAACAGGGCCACGTAAACTACACCCATCCAGATGCCATGATGAAGTTTGCTGACGAACACGGGATAATTGTTAGAGGCCACACTGTCTTATGGGACGATGTCAAATACCAACAAAAATGGGTCAGACAACTTTCACCCAAAAAACTGTTAGAAGCAGCAAACAAACGAGTTGACTCCGTAGTCCAAAGATACAAAGGAAGGTTGATCGGCTGGGACGTTATGAATGAGAATTTACACCACAATTTCTTTGAAAAGAGACTCGGTAAGAATGCATCCGCTTATTTTTACAATCGAGTCTATAACATTGATCCAGCCACAACATTATACATGAATGAGTACAATACGACTGAGCATGTAAACGACGAGTTGGCACCTCCCGTTAAGTATTTGAGAAAGCTCAAGGAGATTCAGTCTTATCCGGGAAGTCGTGGCATGAAATTGGGTATTGGGCTCGAATCTCATTATGGCGAGGAACCAATTGACCTTCATTATGTCAGAAATTCACTGTCGTCATTGAGTCAAGCGGGTTTACCAATATGGCTAACCGAGTTGGATGTTAAGATGGACCCAACACTCGATAATAAAACTCAACTTCAG GTGATTTACTTGGAAGAGATACTGCGGGAGTCATTTTCTCATGCTGCAGTTAAGACGATAATCATATGGACAGGTTCATCAATAGACGGGTGTgatgtgatgtgcatgactaatgAGAAATTGGAAAATACACCAGTCGGGGATCTGATTGATAAGCTAATGCTAGAATGGAGAACCGGGAACATTCAAGTCATATCAGATAGTAACGGGACCGCTAGAGTTTCAGTATTTAATGGTCAATATGAAGTTACCGTGGTAGACCCCATAACCAATGCTTCTACTTGTACCAGTTTTAAGGTAGACAAAGTTAGCGTACCTGGTGGAAACGTCCATATTCAGATATCTGCTTAA